Proteins encoded together in one Mycobacterium simiae window:
- a CDS encoding cyclodehydratase produces the protein MPRAALYALDPAMPVLLRPDGAVQVGWDPRRAVLVRPPRGLAAATLAALLRAMRSPLPITELHRQAVEHGLSDGDGLTDLVAQLVRAGVVTRGFRQTGGRAASIRVHGRGPLSDLLMEALRCSGARIAHSSQPHAAVTRAAVDLVVLADYLVADPHLVRDLHSQGVPHLAVRVRDGTGLVGPLVIPGVTSCLGCADLHRSDRDAAWPAVAAQLRETVGVADRATLLATAALALSQVNRVIAAVRGDDAGPDADPPQVLNATLEFDLNAGAIVARQWTRHPLCSC, from the coding sequence ATGCCGCGTGCCGCGCTGTATGCGCTCGACCCGGCCATGCCCGTGCTATTGCGCCCCGACGGCGCGGTTCAGGTCGGCTGGGATCCTCGCCGGGCGGTCCTGGTCCGCCCACCCCGCGGCCTGGCCGCCGCGACGCTTGCCGCGCTGCTGCGCGCGATGCGTTCTCCCCTGCCGATCACCGAGCTGCACCGCCAAGCCGTCGAGCACGGACTGTCCGACGGTGACGGCCTGACCGACCTGGTGGCCCAGTTGGTGCGCGCCGGGGTGGTGACGCGGGGGTTCCGGCAGACCGGCGGGCGGGCGGCCTCAATCCGGGTCCACGGTCGCGGCCCGCTGTCGGACTTGCTGATGGAGGCGCTGCGGTGTTCCGGCGCCCGGATCGCGCACAGCAGCCAGCCGCACGCCGCGGTCACTCGCGCCGCCGTAGATCTGGTGGTGCTGGCCGACTATCTGGTCGCTGACCCGCACCTAGTGCGCGACCTGCACAGCCAGGGCGTACCGCACTTGGCGGTGCGAGTCCGCGACGGCACCGGTCTGGTAGGGCCGCTGGTCATCCCCGGCGTGACCAGCTGCCTGGGGTGCGCCGACTTGCACCGCAGCGACCGCGACGCCGCCTGGCCCGCCGTCGCGGCACAGCTCCGCGAGACCGTCGGCGTGGCCGATCGGGCCACGTTGCTGGCCACCGCCGCGCTGGCGCTCAGCCAGGTGAATCGGGTGATCGCCGCGGTGCGCGGGGACGATGCCGGACCGGACGCCGACCCGCCGCAGGTGCTCAACGCGACCCTGGAGTTCGACCTCAACGCCGGGGCGATCGTCGCGCGGCAGTGGACCCGCCACCCGTTGTGTTCCTGCTGA
- a CDS encoding WhiB family transcriptional regulator gives MSTLTVPRQPQPVLPCHAGDPDLWFAETPADLERAKTLCADCPVRRQCLTAALDRAEPWGVWGGEIFDRGAVVSYKRPRGRPRKATVAA, from the coding sequence ATGTCGACACTGACAGTCCCTAGACAACCGCAGCCGGTGTTGCCATGTCACGCCGGCGATCCCGATCTCTGGTTTGCCGAGACCCCGGCCGACCTGGAGCGCGCCAAGACGCTGTGCGCGGATTGCCCGGTGCGGCGGCAATGCCTGACGGCGGCGCTGGACCGCGCCGAGCCGTGGGGGGTGTGGGGCGGCGAGATTTTCGACCGCGGCGCGGTCGTGAGCTATAAGCGCCCACGCGGGCGTCCGCGCAAGGCCACCGTCGCGGCCTAG
- a CDS encoding ATP-dependent DNA helicase UvrD2 translates to MPAVADPLIAGLDDEQREAVLAPRGPVCVLAGAGTGKTRTITHRIAQLVANGHVAAAQVLAVTFTQRAAGEMRSRLRSLDAATHNGAGVGGVQALTFHSAAHRQLRYFWPRVVGDTGWQLLDTKFAVVARAASRSRLNVSTDDVRDLAGEIEWAKASLITPEAYPAAVAAAARDIPLDANKIAEIYAAYEALKTRDESVTLLDFDDLLLHTAAAIENDVAVAEEFRDRYRCFVVDEYQDVTPLQQRVLSAWLGDRDDLTVVGDANQTIYSFTGASPRFLLDFSRQFPDATVVRLERDYRSTPQVVSLANQVIAAARGRVAGSKLQLSGQRPPGPVPSFHEHPDEAAEAAAVAKTIGGLIESGTPPSEIAVLYRVNAQSEIYEEALTEANIAYQVRGGEGFFTRQEIKQALAALHRAAERADGSPATTPLPDVVRAILEPLGLTVKEPVGTRARERWEALSALAELVDDEVVQRPELDLRGLVAELRIRADARHPPVVQGVTLASLHAAKGLEWDAVFLVGLADGTVPISHALAHGPESEPVEEERRLLYVGITRARVHLALSWALSRSPGGRQSRKPSRFLNGIAPQASVAAGAGKPRRKPGASRCRICNSNLTTPAAVMLRRCETCSADIDEKLLLRLKEWRLDVAKEQKVPAYVVFTDNTLIAIAELLPDDETALIAIPGIGARKLEQYGADVLQLVRDR, encoded by the coding sequence ATGCCGGCGGTGGCCGACCCGTTGATCGCGGGACTGGATGACGAGCAGCGTGAGGCCGTGCTCGCGCCGCGCGGGCCGGTGTGTGTCCTGGCGGGGGCCGGAACGGGCAAGACCCGCACGATCACCCACCGCATCGCCCAGCTGGTGGCCAACGGACACGTTGCGGCCGCGCAAGTACTTGCGGTCACGTTCACCCAGCGCGCGGCGGGGGAGATGCGGTCCCGGCTGCGGTCGCTGGACGCAGCCACACACAACGGGGCGGGCGTCGGTGGGGTGCAGGCGTTGACCTTTCACTCGGCCGCCCACCGCCAGCTCCGTTACTTCTGGCCTCGGGTGGTCGGTGACACCGGCTGGCAACTGCTGGATACCAAATTCGCCGTCGTGGCCAGGGCGGCCAGCCGCAGCAGGCTGAATGTCAGCACCGACGACGTGCGTGATTTGGCCGGCGAGATCGAGTGGGCCAAAGCGTCGCTGATCACGCCCGAGGCGTATCCGGCCGCGGTGGCCGCTGCCGCCCGGGACATTCCACTCGACGCCAACAAGATCGCCGAGATCTACGCCGCCTACGAGGCACTCAAGACGCGCGACGAATCGGTGACGCTGCTCGACTTCGACGACCTGTTGTTGCACACCGCGGCGGCGATCGAGAACGACGTCGCGGTCGCCGAGGAGTTCCGCGACCGTTACCGCTGCTTCGTCGTCGACGAGTACCAGGACGTCACGCCGCTGCAGCAGCGAGTGCTGTCGGCCTGGCTGGGCGATCGGGACGACCTGACGGTGGTCGGCGACGCCAATCAGACCATCTATTCGTTCACCGGTGCCTCGCCGCGATTCCTGCTCGACTTCTCGCGGCAGTTTCCCGATGCCACGGTGGTGCGCCTGGAACGTGACTATCGCTCCACCCCGCAGGTCGTCTCGCTGGCCAACCAGGTGATCGCCGCCGCACGAGGGCGCGTCGCGGGCAGCAAACTACAACTGTCCGGTCAGCGTCCGCCGGGCCCGGTGCCGTCGTTTCACGAGCACCCCGACGAAGCCGCCGAAGCTGCCGCGGTGGCCAAGACGATCGGCGGGCTGATCGAATCCGGCACTCCGCCATCAGAGATCGCGGTGCTCTACCGTGTCAACGCCCAATCCGAGATCTACGAGGAAGCGCTGACCGAGGCCAATATCGCCTACCAGGTTCGCGGCGGCGAAGGGTTTTTCACCCGCCAGGAAATCAAGCAGGCGCTGGCGGCTCTGCACCGCGCCGCCGAGCGCGCGGACGGCAGCCCCGCGACGACGCCGCTGCCCGACGTCGTCCGCGCGATTCTCGAACCGCTCGGGCTCACCGTCAAGGAACCGGTCGGCACCCGGGCCCGCGAGCGCTGGGAGGCGCTCAGCGCGCTGGCGGAACTGGTCGACGACGAGGTGGTGCAACGGCCCGAGCTGGATTTGCGCGGCCTGGTGGCCGAGCTGCGGATCCGGGCCGACGCGCGGCACCCACCGGTGGTACAGGGGGTCACTCTGGCGTCGCTGCACGCCGCCAAGGGGCTGGAGTGGGACGCGGTATTTCTGGTCGGATTGGCCGACGGCACCGTGCCCATCTCGCACGCTTTGGCGCACGGGCCGGAGAGCGAACCGGTCGAGGAGGAGCGCCGTCTCCTCTACGTCGGAATCACTAGGGCCCGAGTGCATTTGGCGCTCAGTTGGGCGTTGTCGCGCAGTCCGGGCGGAAGGCAGAGCCGAAAGCCGTCGAGGTTCCTCAACGGCATCGCGCCGCAAGCCAGCGTGGCGGCGGGAGCAGGCAAACCCCGGCGCAAACCGGGCGCTTCGCGATGCCGGATCTGCAACAGCAACCTGACCACCCCGGCGGCCGTCATGCTGCGGCGTTGCGAGACATGCAGCGCCGACATCGACGAAAAGCTGTTGTTGCGGCTCAAGGAGTGGCGGCTGGACGTCGCCAAGGAACAGAAGGTGCCCGCGTACGTCGTGTTCACCGACAACACCCTGATCGCGATCGCTGAACTGCTGCCCGACGACGAGACCGCCCTGATCGCGATTCCGGGCATCGGCGCGCGCAAGCTCGAGCAGTACGGGGCCGATGTGCTGCAATTGGTACGCGACCGATAG
- the mrx1 gene encoding mycoredoxin Mrx1, whose protein sequence is MSSAPITVYTTSWCGYCHRLMTVLKSNNIAYEAVDIEHDPAAAEFVSSVNGGNRTVPTVKFADGSTLTNPSAAEVKAKLAAVSG, encoded by the coding sequence ATGAGCAGCGCTCCGATCACCGTTTACACGACGTCATGGTGTGGCTACTGCCACCGGCTCATGACCGTGCTCAAGTCCAACAACATCGCCTATGAGGCAGTCGACATCGAACACGACCCAGCGGCCGCGGAATTTGTCAGTTCGGTCAACGGCGGCAACCGGACGGTGCCAACAGTGAAGTTCGCCGACGGGTCGACCCTGACCAATCCCAGCGCTGCCGAGGTCAAGGCAAAGCTGGCCGCCGTGTCCGGCTGA
- the nudC gene encoding NAD(+) diphosphatase, producing the protein MDFQLRSVPLLSRVGADRADQLRTDVDAATAGWATAALLRVDSRNQVLVADGRVVLGAAAELGDKPPTDAVFLGRIDDGRHVWAIRGALQAPEDPNVKAEVVNLRSLGPIFDDTSSQLVSSAVALLNWHERARFSSIDGSPTKPARAGWSRVNPVTGHEEFPRIDPAIICLVHDGRDRAVLARQAVWPERMFSLLAGFVEAGESFEVCVAREIREEIGLNVRDVHYLGSQPWPFPRSLMVGFHALADPDEGFSFNDGEIAEAAWFTRDEVRAALAAGDWGSSSESNLLLPGSISIARVIIESWAALD; encoded by the coding sequence GTGGATTTTCAGCTGCGGAGTGTTCCGCTGCTCTCGCGCGTCGGCGCGGACCGGGCTGATCAACTGCGCACCGACGTCGACGCGGCCACCGCCGGATGGGCAACCGCCGCGCTGCTGCGGGTGGATTCGCGCAACCAGGTGCTGGTGGCCGACGGCCGGGTGGTGCTCGGCGCGGCGGCTGAACTGGGCGACAAGCCACCCACGGACGCGGTTTTCCTGGGCCGCATCGACGACGGTCGGCATGTGTGGGCGATCCGGGGAGCCCTGCAGGCGCCCGAAGACCCCAATGTGAAAGCGGAGGTAGTGAACCTGCGCAGTCTCGGCCCGATCTTCGACGACACCAGCAGCCAACTGGTGTCGTCGGCCGTTGCGTTGCTGAATTGGCATGAAAGAGCACGCTTCAGCTCGATCGACGGCTCGCCCACCAAGCCGGCTAGGGCGGGCTGGTCCCGCGTCAACCCGGTTACTGGGCATGAGGAATTTCCGCGCATCGACCCGGCCATCATCTGCCTGGTGCATGACGGGCGTGACCGCGCGGTGCTGGCCCGCCAGGCGGTGTGGCCGGAGCGGATGTTTTCGCTGCTCGCCGGATTCGTCGAAGCCGGCGAGTCTTTCGAGGTCTGCGTGGCCCGCGAGATCCGTGAAGAGATCGGTCTGAATGTGCGTGACGTCCACTACTTAGGTAGCCAGCCGTGGCCGTTTCCGCGGTCGCTGATGGTCGGGTTTCATGCGCTGGCTGACCCCGACGAGGGGTTCTCGTTCAATGACGGCGAAATCGCCGAGGCGGCGTGGTTCACCCGCGACGAGGTGCGCGCCGCCCTGGCAGCCGGTGACTGGGGTAGTTCGTCGGAGTCGAATCTGCTTTTGCCCGGGTCGATTTCGATCGCACGAGTGATCATCGAATCTTGGGCGGCACTGGACTAG
- a CDS encoding potassium channel family protein, with amino-acid sequence MAKGSWRRLRRLDERLTVQPSYALVGVLRIPQGHASPARIISRRVAIAIAALFLGAITVYLDRDGYHDAQGDRLTFLDCLYYSAVTLSTTGYGDITPISEFARATNVLIVTPLRIAFLILLVGTTLEVVTETSRQAWKIQRWRSRVRNHTIVIGYGTKGKTAVAAMLADDVPPGEIVVVDTDQPALDRAASAGLVTVHGDATKSDVLRLAGAQHAASIIVASSRDDTAVLVTLTAREIAPKAKIVASIRESENQHLLEQSGADSVVVSSETAGRLLGLATTTPSVVAMIEDLLTPQEGLAIAEREVEKNEIGGSPRHLRDIVLGVVRDGRLLRIGAPEVDAIEASDRLLYVRNAES; translated from the coding sequence GTGGCCAAAGGTAGCTGGCGGCGGCTGCGGCGCCTCGATGAGAGGTTGACCGTCCAGCCCAGTTACGCCCTCGTCGGCGTGCTGCGCATTCCGCAGGGGCATGCCAGTCCCGCCCGCATCATTTCGCGCCGGGTGGCGATCGCTATCGCCGCATTGTTCCTCGGCGCCATTACCGTCTACCTGGATCGCGACGGCTACCACGACGCGCAGGGCGACCGCCTGACGTTTCTGGATTGCTTGTACTACTCCGCGGTGACGCTGTCGACGACCGGCTACGGCGACATCACGCCGATCTCGGAATTCGCGCGCGCAACCAACGTCTTGATCGTCACGCCGCTGCGTATCGCGTTCCTGATCTTGTTGGTCGGTACCACGCTCGAAGTCGTCACCGAAACATCGCGCCAGGCGTGGAAGATTCAGCGTTGGAGGAGCAGAGTGCGTAACCACACGATCGTGATCGGCTACGGCACCAAGGGCAAGACCGCCGTCGCGGCAATGCTTGCGGACGACGTGCCTCCGGGAGAAATCGTCGTCGTTGACACCGACCAGCCGGCACTGGACCGCGCCGCGTCCGCCGGCCTGGTCACCGTCCACGGCGATGCGACGAAATCCGATGTGCTGCGGTTGGCCGGCGCCCAGCATGCGGCCTCGATCATCGTCGCGTCCAGCCGCGACGACACCGCGGTGCTGGTCACGCTGACCGCCCGCGAGATCGCGCCCAAGGCCAAGATCGTGGCCTCCATCCGCGAGTCCGAAAATCAGCACCTGCTCGAGCAATCGGGGGCGGACTCGGTGGTGGTCTCTTCCGAGACGGCGGGCCGATTGCTGGGGCTGGCCACCACGACCCCGAGCGTCGTGGCGATGATCGAGGATCTGCTCACTCCGCAGGAGGGTTTGGCCATCGCCGAGCGGGAGGTGGAAAAGAACGAGATCGGCGGATCGCCGCGCCATTTGCGGGACATCGTCCTCGGTGTGGTGCGAGACGGGCGTCTGCTGCGCATCGGCGCGCCCGAGGTGGACGCCATCGAGGCGAGCGACCGGCTGCTCTACGTCCGAAACGCGGAAAGCTAG
- a CDS encoding ATP-dependent helicase — MTPQPRYSPHELASALGLFPPTEEQAAVIAAPPGPVVVIAGAGAGKTETMAARVVWLIANGYADPGQVLGLTFTRKAAGQLLRRVRSRLARLSGIGLGIIGSPDTCAPTVSTYHAFAGSLLREYGLLLPVEPDTRLLSETELWQLAFDVVNGYDGQLSTDKTPAAVTAMVLRLWGQLTEHLVDTDQLRDTHLELERLVHALPAGPYQRDRGPSQWLLRLLAAQTERTELVPLLDALQERMREAKAMDFGGQMAAAARLAVNCPQVGADLRSRYRVVLLDEYQDTGHAQRIALSALFGGGVDDGLALTAVGDPIQSIYGWRGASATNLPRFTTDFPRSDGTPAPVLELRTSWRNPPSALHIANAISADARRRSVAVHALRPRPDAAPGTVRVALLADAQAERDWIADHLHERYQRVAADGVSPPTAAVLVRRNADAAPIAKALRARGIPVEVVGLAGLLSVPEVADLVAMLRLVADPTAGAAAMRVLTGPRWRLGGRDVAALWRRARALYAAHPAAESSAQAIALAASPSRIDDTACLADAIDDPGPASAYSVAGYQRISALAGELTALRGHLGHSLPDLVAEVRRTLGLDCEVRAAAGHRAWAGAEHLDAFADVVAGYAERNSTPERHSAAAASVMGLLAYLDVAETVENGLAPAPLAAARDRVQVLTVHSAKGLEWEVVAVAHLSGGTFPSTASRSSWLTDAAELPPLLRGDRASAGSLGIPVLDLSDVTNRKQLSDKISEHRRSLEQRRIDEERRLLYVGITRSEDTLLVSGHHWGPTGIKPRGPSEFLCELKDIIDRSAGVGDQCPVVEQWAPAPSDGERNPLRNNVIEAVWPVDPLADCRADVEHGAALVAAAMAVGAPQHCVDIEGWATDVDALLAERARSERRTARVLPSQLSVSGLVDLARDPDGAVQRLVHRLPTRPDPHALLGNAFHSWVQQFYGTEALFDLGDLPGAADSEFGHTDELAALQAAFTRSPWAARTPIAVEVPFEMAIGDTVVRGRIDAVFAEPDGGATVVDWKTGEPPRGPEAMRQAAVQLAVYRLAWAALSGCAESSVRTAFHYVRTGVTISPAELPDASELAGLAPAGRVTTQVSDGGV, encoded by the coding sequence ATGACCCCGCAGCCGCGCTACAGTCCGCACGAATTGGCTTCTGCGCTAGGTCTTTTCCCGCCTACCGAAGAGCAGGCCGCCGTGATCGCCGCGCCGCCGGGTCCGGTGGTCGTGATAGCGGGGGCGGGTGCCGGAAAAACCGAGACGATGGCCGCGCGGGTGGTATGGCTGATCGCCAACGGTTACGCCGATCCCGGCCAGGTGCTGGGGTTGACGTTCACCCGCAAGGCCGCCGGTCAACTGTTGCGCCGGGTCCGGTCCCGGCTGGCCAGGCTGTCCGGCATCGGCCTGGGCATTATCGGATCCCCCGACACCTGCGCACCCACCGTCAGCACCTATCACGCGTTCGCCGGGTCGCTACTGCGTGAGTACGGCCTCTTGCTGCCGGTCGAGCCAGACACCCGGCTGCTCAGCGAAACCGAGCTCTGGCAGCTGGCCTTCGACGTGGTCAACGGGTACGACGGGCAGCTGAGCACCGACAAGACACCGGCCGCGGTCACCGCGATGGTGCTGCGGCTGTGGGGACAGCTCACCGAGCACCTGGTGGACACCGATCAGCTTCGCGACACGCACCTGGAGTTGGAGCGGTTGGTGCACGCCCTACCCGCCGGCCCCTACCAGCGTGACCGCGGGCCCAGCCAATGGCTGCTTCGGCTGCTGGCCGCCCAGACCGAACGCACCGAACTGGTGCCGCTGCTCGACGCATTGCAGGAACGAATGCGCGAGGCGAAGGCGATGGACTTCGGTGGACAAATGGCGGCGGCTGCCCGGCTTGCGGTGAACTGCCCGCAGGTCGGAGCGGACCTGCGCAGCCGCTACCGGGTGGTGCTGCTGGACGAATACCAGGACACCGGCCACGCCCAGCGGATCGCGCTGTCGGCGCTATTCGGCGGCGGTGTCGACGACGGACTCGCGCTCACCGCTGTCGGCGATCCCATTCAGTCGATCTACGGCTGGCGCGGTGCCTCGGCGACCAACTTGCCGCGGTTCACCACCGACTTCCCCCGCTCCGACGGGACGCCGGCGCCGGTCCTGGAACTGCGCACCAGCTGGCGTAACCCGCCTAGCGCCCTGCACATCGCCAACGCCATCTCGGCGGATGCGCGTCGCCGATCCGTCGCAGTGCACGCGCTGCGACCGCGGCCCGATGCCGCACCCGGCACGGTCCGCGTCGCGTTGCTGGCCGACGCGCAGGCCGAACGCGACTGGATCGCCGATCACCTGCACGAGCGTTACCAGCGGGTAGCGGCCGACGGCGTCAGCCCACCGACCGCGGCGGTGCTGGTGCGCCGCAACGCCGATGCCGCGCCGATCGCCAAGGCACTGCGCGCGCGGGGCATCCCGGTCGAGGTGGTCGGTTTGGCCGGACTGCTGTCGGTTCCCGAGGTCGCCGACCTGGTGGCCATGCTGCGGCTGGTCGCGGATCCCACTGCCGGCGCCGCGGCCATGCGGGTGCTGACCGGTCCGCGCTGGCGACTGGGCGGGCGAGACGTCGCCGCGTTGTGGCGGCGGGCGCGGGCGTTGTACGCGGCACACCCGGCCGCCGAGTCCTCCGCCCAGGCAATCGCGCTGGCGGCCAGCCCGTCCCGCATCGACGACACTGCATGTTTGGCCGACGCGATCGACGATCCCGGACCCGCCAGCGCGTATTCAGTCGCGGGATATCAACGCATTTCGGCATTGGCCGGCGAGCTGACCGCCTTGCGTGGCCATTTGGGGCATTCGCTGCCCGACCTGGTCGCCGAGGTGCGACGCACGCTGGGGCTGGATTGCGAAGTCCGCGCCGCCGCGGGTCACCGCGCTTGGGCCGGGGCCGAACATCTCGACGCCTTCGCCGACGTGGTCGCCGGTTATGCCGAGCGCAACAGCACGCCGGAGCGCCACAGCGCGGCGGCCGCTTCGGTGATGGGTTTGCTTGCCTACCTGGACGTGGCCGAGACCGTCGAAAACGGTTTGGCGCCTGCGCCGTTGGCGGCGGCCCGGGACCGGGTTCAGGTGCTCACCGTGCATTCGGCGAAGGGCCTGGAGTGGGAGGTGGTCGCGGTGGCCCACTTGTCCGGCGGAACGTTTCCGTCGACCGCGTCGCGCAGTAGTTGGCTCACCGATGCGGCCGAGCTGCCGCCGCTGTTGCGCGGTGATCGCGCCTCGGCCGGCTCGTTGGGCATCCCGGTGCTCGACCTGTCGGACGTCACCAACCGTAAGCAGCTGTCGGACAAGATCTCCGAGCATCGCCGCAGTTTGGAGCAGCGGCGCATCGACGAAGAGCGCCGGCTGTTGTACGTCGGCATCACCCGGTCCGAGGACACGCTGCTGGTCTCCGGCCATCACTGGGGTCCCACCGGGATCAAACCCCGCGGGCCGTCGGAATTCCTCTGTGAGCTCAAAGACATCATCGACCGGTCGGCTGGGGTCGGCGATCAATGCCCAGTGGTCGAGCAGTGGGCGCCGGCGCCCTCCGATGGAGAACGAAACCCGTTGCGCAACAACGTTATCGAAGCGGTATGGCCCGTCGATCCGCTGGCCGACTGCCGCGCTGACGTCGAGCACGGGGCGGCGCTGGTGGCGGCGGCGATGGCTGTGGGCGCGCCGCAACACTGCGTCGACATCGAAGGCTGGGCCACTGATGTCGACGCGTTGCTGGCCGAGCGTGCGCGTTCCGAGCGGCGGACCGCCCGCGTGCTGCCCAGCCAGCTGTCGGTCAGCGGCCTGGTGGATTTGGCCCGCGACCCCGACGGCGCGGTGCAGCGGCTGGTGCATCGGCTGCCGACCCGGCCCGATCCGCATGCATTGTTGGGCAATGCCTTTCATTCCTGGGTGCAGCAGTTCTACGGGACGGAGGCGCTGTTCGATTTGGGCGATCTGCCCGGCGCGGCGGACTCGGAGTTCGGCCACACCGACGAGCTGGCCGCACTCCAGGCGGCGTTCACCCGATCGCCGTGGGCAGCGCGCACACCGATTGCCGTCGAGGTGCCCTTCGAGATGGCCATCGGGGACACGGTGGTGCGCGGGCGTATCGACGCCGTCTTCGCCGAACCCGACGGCGGGGCCACCGTGGTGGACTGGAAGACGGGGGAACCTCCGCGGGGACCGGAAGCAATGCGGCAGGCCGCCGTCCAGCTCGCGGTCTACCGCTTGGCGTGGGCCGCGCTGTCCGGATGTGCGGAGTCCTCGGTGCGGACCGCGTTCCACTACGTGCGTACCGGCGTCACGATCAGCCCGGCCGAACTTCCCGACGCGAGCGAGCTCGCCGGGCTCGCCCCGGCTGGCAGGGTGACGACGCAGGTGAGCGATGGCGGGGTCTGA